A genomic region of Nymphaea colorata isolate Beijing-Zhang1983 chromosome 2, ASM883128v2, whole genome shotgun sequence contains the following coding sequences:
- the LOC116248925 gene encoding probable polygalacturonase, with protein MDLQGKTAMSSRLLVLLSAIAFCLLITSHPVECREESFEYLAPSCRKHSVSITDFGGVGDGVTVNTNAFRNAVAHLAKFSTDGGGQLYVPPGRWLTGPFNLTSAFTLYLHRDAVILASQDISQWPLIDALPSYGRGRDAPGGRYSSLISGTNLSDVVITGDNGTIDGQGEIWWKMFRSKQLNYTRGYLVELMHSDGIVISNLTFVNSTAWNIHPVYSRNIIVKGVTILASLTSPNTDGINPDSCSHVRIEDCYIVSGDDCIAIKSGWDQYGIAFGMPSKHIYIRRLTCISPTSAVIALGSEMSGGIRDVYAEDIVAINSETGVRIKTAPGRGGFIKKIYVRGMTMHTMKWVFGMTGSYGQHPDDKYDPNALPVVKGICYSNMIAHNVTTAGKLLGIPKAPFTHISISNVTITMANRTSRAWNCSDISGKSRNVTPQPCSLLPAGHGRKHGDGPCHFPKVKDHTYNVKFKVCTYKNSHVGDKDM; from the exons ATGGATCTGCAGGGGAAGACT GCTATGAGCAGCAGGCTGCTGGTGTTGTTGTCGGCCATCGCTTTTTGCCTTCTCATCACCTCCCATCCGGTTGAATGTCGGGAGGAGTCGTTCGAGTACTTGGCGCCGTCCTGCCGGAAGCACAGCGTCTCGATAACGGACTTCGGCGGGGTGGGGGACGGCGTGACGGTGAACACGAACGCCTTCCGCAACGCCGTCGCCCACCTGGCGAAGTTCTCGACTGACGGGGGAGGGCAGCTCTACGTGCCGCCGGGCCGGTGGCTGACCGGCCCCTTCAACCTCACCAGCGCATTCACCCTCTACCTCCACCGCGACGCCGTCATCCTCGCCTCTCAG GATATAAGTCAGTGGCCTCTTATTGACGCTTTGCCTTCTtatgggagaggaagagatgCACCAGGGGGAAGATACAGTAGCCTTATTTCTGGGACAAACCTCTCTGACGTAGTTATCACAG GGGACAATGGCACCATCGATGGCCAGGGTGAGATCTGGTGGAAAATGTTCCGCAGCAAACAGCTAAACTACACTCGTGGCTACCTTGTGGAGCTTATGCATTCAGATGGCATCGTCATATCAAACCTCACATTCGTCAACTCTACCGCGTGGAACATTCATCCCGTCTATAGCAG GAATATAATCGTTAAAGGAGTCACCATTCTTGCCTCTTTGACCTCTCCCAACACTGATGGCATCAACCCAG ATTCCTGCTCTCATGTGAGAATTGAGGACTGCTACATAGTTTCTGGAGATGATTGTATAGCCATAAAAAGTGGCTGGGATCAGTATGGAATAGCCTTTGGCATGCCAAGCAAGCACATCTATATTCGCAGGCTCACCTGCATATCTCCCACGAGTGCAGTGATCGCTCTAGGCAGTGAAATGTCTGGTGGTATAAGGGATGTCTACGCTGAAGATATAGTGGCTATCAATTCAGAGACGGGAGTCAGAATCAAAACTGCTCCAGGCCGAGGAGGCTTCATCAAGAAAATCTACGTCAGAGGAATGACCATGCACACAATGAAATGGGTGTTTGGGATGACAGGATCTTATGGGCAACACCCCGATGACAAGTATGATCCAAATGCTCTTCCCGTCGTGAAGGGGATCTGTTACAGCAACATGATTGCTCATAACGTCACCACTGCTGGAAAACTGTTGGGAATTCCAAAGGCCCCATTCACCCATATATCCATTTCTAACGTCACCATCACCATGGCTAACAGAACTTCTCGAGCATGGAACTGCAGTGACATATCAGGTAAATCAAGAAATGTAACACCGCAGCCTTGCAGTCTGCTTCCTGCTGGGCATGGGCGTAAACATGGTGACGGTCCTTGCCACTTTCCGAAGGTGAAGGACCATACGTATAATGTAAAATTCAAGGTTTGCACTTACAAAAACAGCCATGTGGGAGACAAGGATATGTGA
- the LOC116248926 gene encoding mitogen-activated protein kinase homolog MMK2-like, producing the protein MAGDSSDVGDSSGDTKIKGLPTHGGRYVRYNVYGNLFEVPRKYVPPLRPIGRGAYGIVCAAVDSEKKQEVAIKKIGNAFDNRVDAKRTLREIKLLCHMAHENVIAIKDIVRPPQKENFNDVYIVYELMDTDLHQVIRSDQPLTDDHCQYFIYQLLRGLKYVHSANVLHRDLKPSNLLLNSNCDLKIGDFGLARTTSEADFMTEYVVTRWYRAPELLLNCSEYTAAIDIWSVGCILGEIITRKPLFPGKDYVQQLRLITELIGSPDDLSLGFLRNDNARRYISQLPQYPKQKFSEKFPNMTAGAVDLLEKMLVFDPSKRITVEEALCHPYISKLHDINDEPTCPEPFNFDFEQPSFTEEEIKELIWRESLQFNPDPVE; encoded by the exons ATGGCTGGAGACTCGAGTGATGTTGGTGATAGTTCTGGTGATACCAAAATCAAGGGGCTTCCCACTCATGGGGGGCGTTACGTTCGGTACAACGTCTACGGTAACCTCTTCGAAGTGCCAAGAAAGTACGTCCCTCCTCTGCGGCCCATCGGCAGGGGAGCCTACGGCATCGTCTG TGCTGCTGTTGATTCAGAGAAGAAGCAGGAGGTTGCTATTAAAAAGATTGGCAATGCATTTGACAACAGAGTTGATGCTAAAAGGACCCTTCGAGAAATAAAGCTCCTCTGTCATATGGCTCATGAAAAt GTGATAGCCATAAAAGACATTGTACGTCCAccacaaaaggaaaattttaatGATGTATATATCGTATATGAGTTGATGGACACTGATCTTCATCAGGTTATTCGTTCAGACCAACCTTTAACTGATGATCACTGCCAG TATTTTATATATCAACTACTACGAGGATTGAAGTATGTACATTCAGCAAATGTCCTTCACCGAGATTTAAAACCTAGCAATTTGCTTCTCAATTCGAATTGTGACTTGAAAATTGGAGATTTTGGGCTGGCACGAACTACATCTGAAGCCGATTTCATGACAGAATATGTTGTTACACGTTGGTATAGAGCACCTGAACTGCTGCTTAACTGTTCAGAGTACACTGCTGCAATTGATATCTGGTCTGTGGGTTGCATACTTGGTGAAATTATTACTAGGAAACCTCTTTTTCCGGGCAAAGACTATGTTCAGCAGCTCAGACTTATCACTGAG CTGATAGGATCACCTGATGACTTAAGCCTTGGGTTTCTACGTAACGACAATGCCCGAAGGTACATTAGCCAGCTTCCACAGTATCCAAAGCAAAAGTTCTCCGAGAAATTCCCAAATATGACTGCTGGAGCTGTTGACTTGCTTGAAAAGATGCTTGTGTTTGATCCAAGCAAGCGAATTACGG TTGAAGAGGCATTATGCCATCCTTACATATCAAAGCTTCATGATATCAATGATGAACCTACTTGTCCTGAACCTTTCAACTTCGATTTTGAGCAGCCATCCTTCACTGAGGAAGAAATAAAGGAACTAATTTGGAGGGAGTCTCTCCAGTTCAATCCGGATCCAGTTGAGTAG